A genome region from Crossiella equi includes the following:
- a CDS encoding sensor histidine kinase, with protein MVSRSWRFWVRETLIWAVCLGSVSVIGFGQNWLLLVFGVLVMVGCLLGRRRYPVWTQVAGGLTLGVTSVFISYGAGKRIASLPVLLAATTAHMVLGALMALLSEGGQLSTMTPLVFMSGFMLWAVALPAMLGRGTARRNALVDALRERARHLEEQRRLLMAEARLRERARIAVDMHDSLGHHLTLMAMQAGGLKVTSPAGSPQAEAAGLLHQTARTAMTELREIIGVLKQDGTPADVTALVEAARASGADVAHRTEGEQVPLPAPAAHAVHRVVQEGLTNALRHAPGSQIGVTLRYEPDLVVAEVVNGPATSSPRRGEGSGTGLAGLRDRVREAGGHLHGGPTPDGGHRLAAMLPVTAAAPPVEDLDALTPVSEGEHPLARTSVQTLTSTLRHRPVHLWLASAGVVLVSLVVIIGGVLWIVPRVGVMATEVQYNEARIGEAEDVALVGLVGQDEAIERKLAEETGGAPEGQRCRYFYSSDDDYAAVVTAFRFCFTDGRLRDKQRFSVASPY; from the coding sequence ATGGTGAGCAGGTCCTGGCGGTTCTGGGTGCGCGAGACGCTGATCTGGGCGGTGTGCCTGGGCAGCGTGTCGGTGATCGGCTTCGGGCAGAACTGGCTGCTGCTGGTCTTCGGCGTCCTGGTCATGGTCGGCTGCCTGCTGGGCCGCCGCCGCTACCCGGTGTGGACCCAGGTGGCCGGCGGGCTGACCCTCGGCGTCACCTCGGTCTTCATCTCCTACGGCGCGGGCAAGCGCATCGCCTCGCTGCCGGTCCTGCTCGCGGCCACCACCGCGCACATGGTGCTCGGGGCGCTGATGGCGCTGCTGTCCGAGGGCGGGCAGCTGAGCACGATGACCCCGCTGGTGTTCATGTCCGGGTTCATGCTGTGGGCGGTGGCCCTGCCCGCCATGCTCGGCCGCGGCACCGCCCGCCGCAACGCCCTGGTCGACGCCCTGCGGGAACGCGCCCGGCACCTGGAGGAGCAGCGCCGCCTGCTCATGGCCGAGGCCCGGCTGCGGGAACGCGCGCGCATCGCGGTGGACATGCACGACAGCCTCGGCCACCACCTCACCCTGATGGCCATGCAGGCCGGGGGCCTCAAGGTCACCAGCCCCGCGGGCTCGCCCCAGGCCGAGGCCGCCGGACTGCTGCACCAGACCGCGCGCACCGCGATGACCGAGCTGCGCGAGATCATCGGCGTGCTCAAGCAGGACGGCACCCCCGCCGACGTCACCGCGCTGGTGGAGGCGGCGCGGGCCAGCGGCGCCGACGTCGCGCACCGCACCGAGGGTGAGCAGGTCCCCCTGCCCGCCCCGGCCGCGCACGCCGTGCACCGCGTGGTCCAGGAAGGACTCACCAACGCACTGCGGCACGCGCCCGGCAGCCAGATCGGGGTGACCCTGCGGTACGAACCCGACCTGGTGGTGGCCGAGGTGGTCAACGGCCCCGCGACCAGCTCGCCGCGCCGGGGCGAGGGCAGCGGCACGGGCCTGGCCGGGCTGCGCGACCGCGTGCGCGAGGCGGGCGGGCACCTGCACGGCGGCCCCACCCCGGACGGCGGCCACCGGCTGGCGGCGATGCTGCCGGTGACCGCGGCCGCCCCGCCGGTGGAGGACCTGGACGCGCTCACCCCGGTCAGCGAGGGGGAGCACCCCCTGGCCCGCACGAGCGTGCAGACCCTGACCAGCACCCTGCGGCACCGCCCGGTCCACCTGTGGCTGGCCTCAGCGGGTGTGGTCCTGGTCAGCCTGGTGGTGATCATCGGCGGAGTGCTGTGGATCGTGCCGCGCGTGGGCGTGATGGCCACCGAGGTCCAGTACAACGAGGCCCGGATCGGCGAGGCCGAGGACGTGGCCCTGGTCGGCCTGGTCGGTCAGGACGAGGCGATCGAACGCAAGCTCGCCGAGGAGACCGGCGGCGCGCCCGAGGGGCAGCGCTGCCGGTACTTCTACAGCTCCGACGACGACTACGCGGCGGTGGTGACGGCGTTCCGCTTCTGCTTCACCGACGGCCGGTTGCGGGACAAGCAGCGGTTCTCCGTCGCCAGCCCGTACTAG
- a CDS encoding dihydrolipoyl dehydrogenase family protein yields the protein MSGQEVVDVVVIGLGPGGEHVATGLAKAGLSVLGVERRLVGGECPYYGCIPTKMMVRAAEVVAEARRVPELAGTATVLPDFSAVAERIRREATDNWDDTVAVRRLVDAGAGFLRGTGRITAPGVVTVTDEDGREREVRAEKGIVLNPGTEPAVPPIQGLAGTPYWTNREAVATEVVPDTLVVLGGGAIGLEFAQVFARFGADVTVVEHQPHIAGLDEPEAAALLTEIFADEGIAVRTGVSADAVAHEDGEFQVRLSDGETVTGTHLLVATGRRANLAELGVGVLGVDEAARALPTDDRLKVTDGVWAVGDAVGHGQFTHMSMYQGDIVIRELLGQDGPAAQYHAIPRVTFTNPELGSVGLTEKQAREAGLNIRTGLTRLENSSRGFVHKVGNRGLVKLVLDADAEVLVGATAMGPAGGEILGALAMAVHARIPLSVLRQFIGAYPTFHRAISEAVNDLG from the coding sequence ATGTCCGGCCAGGAAGTCGTCGACGTCGTGGTGATCGGTCTGGGCCCCGGTGGCGAGCACGTCGCGACCGGCCTGGCCAAGGCGGGGCTGAGCGTACTGGGCGTGGAGCGCAGGCTGGTGGGCGGGGAGTGCCCGTACTACGGCTGCATCCCGACCAAGATGATGGTGCGCGCGGCCGAGGTGGTGGCCGAGGCCCGGCGGGTGCCGGAGCTGGCGGGCACGGCCACGGTGCTGCCGGACTTCTCGGCGGTGGCCGAGCGGATCCGCCGGGAGGCCACCGACAACTGGGACGACACGGTCGCGGTCCGCCGCCTGGTCGACGCGGGCGCGGGCTTCCTGCGCGGCACCGGCCGCATCACCGCGCCGGGTGTGGTCACGGTGACCGACGAGGACGGCCGCGAGCGCGAGGTGCGGGCGGAGAAGGGCATCGTGCTCAACCCGGGCACCGAGCCCGCGGTCCCGCCGATCCAGGGCCTGGCGGGCACGCCGTACTGGACCAACCGCGAGGCGGTGGCCACCGAGGTCGTGCCGGACACCCTGGTGGTGCTGGGCGGCGGCGCGATCGGCCTGGAGTTCGCGCAGGTCTTCGCCCGCTTCGGCGCCGACGTGACGGTGGTCGAGCACCAGCCGCACATCGCGGGCCTGGACGAGCCGGAGGCCGCGGCCCTGCTGACCGAGATCTTCGCCGACGAGGGCATCGCGGTGCGCACAGGCGTGAGCGCGGACGCGGTGGCCCACGAGGACGGCGAGTTCCAGGTGCGTCTGTCCGACGGCGAGACGGTCACCGGCACCCACCTGCTGGTGGCCACCGGCCGCCGCGCGAACCTGGCCGAGCTGGGCGTGGGGGTGCTGGGAGTGGACGAGGCGGCCCGGGCGCTGCCCACCGACGACCGCCTCAAGGTCACCGACGGCGTCTGGGCGGTCGGCGACGCGGTGGGCCACGGCCAGTTCACCCACATGTCCATGTACCAGGGCGACATCGTGATCCGGGAGCTGCTGGGCCAGGACGGCCCGGCCGCCCAGTACCACGCGATCCCGCGCGTCACCTTCACCAACCCGGAGCTGGGCTCGGTCGGGCTGACCGAGAAGCAGGCCCGGGAGGCCGGGCTGAACATCCGCACCGGCCTGACCCGGTTGGAGAACTCCTCGCGCGGCTTCGTGCACAAGGTCGGCAACCGCGGCCTGGTCAAGCTGGTCCTGGACGCTGACGCCGAGGTCCTGGTCGGTGCGACCGCGATGGGCCCGGCCGGTGGCGAGATCCTGGGCGCGCTGGCCATGGCCGTGCACGCGCGGATCCCGCTGTCGGTGTTGCGCCAGTTCATCGGCGCCTACCCGACCTTCCACCGGGCCATCTCCGAGGCCGTCAACGACCTCGGCTGA
- a CDS encoding type I polyketide synthase, giving the protein MTAQSDRRALVLGVTPFGEANARLVAAVRHAGGLGVLDLGTGARSTREALDLAQRWASGPFGVRVPAGCALTPADLPAAVDTVVLAADSSWQLADIADRFQVLVEITSVAAAQAAAQAGAAGLIARGNEAGGLVGELSSFVLLQKLMATPGLDLPVWVAGGIGVHTAAAAVLGGAAGVVLDTQLALLEESELPEATAALLRTLDGSENAIVDGRRVLTRKGRNPVPPLELGQDAFLAARFAEKYRTTGRVIRAITDAVTTALTQRDLTDVLKPGSNFATAVGVPLPVAQGPMTRVSDQAAFAAEVATGGGLPFIALALAAKEQTRRMMTETAAALGERPWGVGVLGFAPEDVRAAQLEVIRELRPTHAIIAGGRPSQAAALEEVGITTFLHVPSPGLLKQFVEAGARRFIFEGSECGGHVGPRASFALWEAQISVLLDHLGNKSGADFQVIFAGGVHDGRSSAMVAAMAAPLAAKGVGIGVLMGTAYLFTQEAVSAGAVQPLFQQQVLAAEGTELLETAPGHATRCVTSPFARNFQEIKAELTAKGVPDREIWEHLESLNVGRLRIASKGVKREGDQLLGADEAEQLADGLFMAGQVAVLRDAVTTVADLHESVTGGAAVYLTDRREQLAGRFGLTAPARTEPVAPPPLDVAIVGMACMFPDAPDLATFWANIVAGRDSVTEVPAERWDAETYYSPDATGKNINDRTPSRWGGFLPRIPFDPLSYGIPPASLASIEPVQLLALEAARQALRDAGYDGDREFDRARASVVFGAEAGSDLSNATTLRAVLPAYLANLPRELLDQLPPLTEDSFPGMLANVISGRIANRLDLGGANFTVDAACASSLAALDVACKELVNGTSDLVLCGGADLHNGINDYLLFASVHALSATGRSRTFDSTADGIALGEGVACVALKRLADAQRDGDKIYAVVKGLGSASDGKSLGLTAPRPEGQRAALDRAYANARISPAEVGLVEAHGTGTVVGDRTELTTLTKMFVEAGAQPGTCAIGSVKSQIGHTKCAAGLAGLIKAAMALHTGVKPPTLHVEAPNAAWEKDSSPFVFHAAARPWAAEPSQRVAGVSAFGFGGTNFHTVLAAVEAPAPRHSVAAWPAELFTFRGADLRGATKSIQQLLELAAANDTGGRPYRLRDLARTTARKADARTEPVQVAIVADSLDGLVDRLRRAVAGEHDPAGGVYLAGHDSLGGETGKLALLFPGQGSQRTGMLAELFVAFPEVQHLLQRGAKWADLLFPPAAFDTAVAKDNEARLRDTRVAQPALGIAGLAVHQLLDRLGVRADLLAGHSYGELVALAAAGALDAGTLLEISEQRALSILAAADAAGGDPGTMAAVSGQAERITEVLAEAGLAGEVVLANHNSPKQVVISGSTDGIAKAVPALKAAGLSAKPIPVACAFHSPIVAAGGDRFAEVLAAVDVHAPEIPVYANRTAARYGTDVRAELAAQIGSPVRFVEQVEAMYADGARVFVEAGPGKVLSGLVKAILGDRPHVTVTVEPSADSGLRGFLGALATLAVTGVPISTGWLFAGRDTREATTTLPKRAGWTIDGHVVRTADGAYLTGGLAPARRVHLETTTMSSPQQQPAGQHDALVAEFLRTSREILAAQRDVMLSYFGTQPGVAAPQVVQYAPAPQAIPAVVTAPAPVVTAPAPAPVAAPAPAPAPSTVDVLGTVLSIISERTGYPIDMIEPDLDLEADLSIDSIKRTEIAGELATKLGGGLDAASLGDAELEELAKARTAAAISAWLGAKVGSSPAAAPVAAPVTASGPSEAELLTTVLTIISDRTGYPIDMIEPDLDLEADLSIDSIKRTEIAGELATSLGGALDAASLGDAELEELAKARTAATIASWLAAKSGAAPTLATAAAPALAAAPVAVPVAAPAVEAPLTQSAQTGFGIAPKRFVLTPVDVSAAASASPSTLAGTRFVLFGSTGASELSELLLANGAQARTEALARPLTEADGQVDGVVFLDALGDGDLPVLPETFPAFQSALVRGVRWLLAAAPSQLGRAAGLRGLFRTIGREYPDTHASLVETGGTPAADLLAELLATDRHPVVLRRDGGRHALDMVPTPLGALGLGAGPAGDGSTEANAIGLDRDSVVLLVGGARGITAQFAATLAGASGCRIELVGRTAVATEEEDPALAGAKDKTALRAALIAAGLRNPAEIERTASRLLAQREVRATLDELEGLGSQARYHSVDVRDHDALRGLVKEIHAEHGRIDGVVYAAGVIEDKLLAEKDLESFRRVFGTKVDGARALLEAVSDLGETGPRFAVLFGSIAAALGNRGQVDYAAANDALESLGISWSEQTGGRGLTVHWGPWAPSAKHGGMVTPELMQSYTRRGIELIDPEEGTLALLRELAWGGDAVRSVVYSASGW; this is encoded by the coding sequence ATGACCGCGCAGTCGGACCGGCGTGCGCTCGTCCTCGGGGTAACCCCCTTCGGCGAGGCCAACGCCCGTCTCGTCGCCGCGGTCCGCCACGCAGGCGGACTCGGAGTTCTCGACCTCGGCACCGGCGCCCGGTCGACCAGGGAAGCACTTGACCTCGCCCAGCGCTGGGCGTCCGGACCATTCGGGGTGCGCGTGCCGGCCGGCTGCGCGCTGACCCCCGCCGACCTCCCCGCCGCGGTTGACACGGTCGTGCTCGCCGCGGACAGCTCTTGGCAACTCGCTGACATCGCCGACCGCTTCCAGGTCCTGGTGGAGATCACCTCGGTGGCCGCCGCCCAGGCCGCGGCCCAGGCCGGTGCGGCCGGGCTGATCGCCCGCGGCAACGAGGCGGGCGGGCTCGTCGGCGAGCTGTCCTCCTTCGTGCTCCTGCAGAAGCTGATGGCCACGCCGGGCCTGGACCTGCCGGTATGGGTCGCGGGCGGTATCGGCGTGCACACCGCGGCCGCCGCGGTCCTCGGCGGGGCCGCCGGTGTCGTGCTGGACACCCAGCTCGCACTGTTGGAGGAGTCCGAGCTGCCCGAGGCCACCGCGGCACTGCTGCGCACGCTGGACGGCTCGGAGAACGCGATCGTCGACGGCCGCCGGGTGCTCACCCGCAAGGGCCGGAACCCGGTCCCGCCGCTGGAGCTCGGCCAGGACGCCTTCCTCGCCGCCCGGTTCGCCGAGAAATACCGGACCACCGGTCGAGTGATCCGCGCTATCACCGATGCGGTGACAACCGCGCTCACGCAGCGCGACCTCACCGACGTCCTCAAGCCCGGCTCGAACTTCGCCACCGCGGTCGGCGTGCCGCTGCCGGTCGCACAGGGCCCGATGACCCGCGTGTCCGACCAGGCCGCCTTCGCCGCCGAGGTCGCCACCGGCGGCGGCCTGCCGTTCATCGCCCTGGCCCTGGCGGCCAAGGAGCAGACCCGGCGCATGATGACCGAGACCGCCGCCGCCCTGGGCGAGCGCCCGTGGGGCGTGGGCGTGCTCGGGTTCGCGCCGGAGGATGTGCGCGCCGCGCAGCTGGAGGTCATCCGCGAGCTGCGCCCGACCCACGCCATCATCGCGGGCGGCCGCCCCTCGCAGGCCGCCGCGCTGGAGGAGGTCGGCATCACGACCTTCCTGCACGTGCCCTCCCCCGGCCTGCTCAAGCAGTTCGTCGAGGCGGGCGCGCGCCGGTTCATCTTCGAGGGCAGCGAGTGCGGCGGCCACGTCGGTCCGCGCGCCAGCTTCGCCCTCTGGGAAGCGCAGATCTCGGTCCTGCTGGACCACCTCGGCAACAAGAGCGGGGCCGACTTCCAGGTCATCTTCGCGGGTGGTGTGCACGACGGGCGCTCCTCGGCCATGGTCGCCGCGATGGCCGCCCCGCTGGCCGCCAAGGGCGTCGGCATCGGCGTGCTCATGGGCACCGCCTACCTGTTCACCCAGGAGGCCGTCTCCGCGGGCGCCGTGCAGCCGCTGTTCCAGCAGCAGGTCCTCGCCGCCGAGGGCACCGAGCTGCTGGAGACCGCACCCGGCCACGCCACGCGCTGTGTGACCAGCCCGTTCGCCCGGAACTTCCAGGAGATCAAGGCCGAGCTGACGGCCAAGGGCGTGCCGGACCGCGAGATCTGGGAGCACCTGGAGAGCCTCAACGTCGGCCGTCTGCGCATCGCCTCCAAGGGCGTCAAGCGCGAGGGCGACCAGCTCCTCGGCGCCGACGAGGCCGAGCAGCTCGCCGACGGCCTGTTCATGGCCGGACAGGTCGCCGTGCTGCGCGACGCCGTCACCACCGTCGCCGACCTGCACGAGTCCGTCACCGGCGGCGCCGCCGTGTACCTGACCGACCGCCGCGAGCAGCTGGCCGGGCGCTTCGGGCTCACCGCGCCCGCGCGCACCGAACCGGTCGCGCCGCCGCCGCTGGACGTGGCCATCGTCGGCATGGCCTGCATGTTCCCCGACGCCCCCGACCTGGCCACGTTCTGGGCCAACATCGTGGCGGGCAGGGACTCGGTCACCGAGGTGCCCGCCGAGCGCTGGGACGCCGAGACCTACTACTCCCCGGACGCCACCGGCAAGAACATCAACGACCGCACCCCCTCGCGCTGGGGCGGGTTCCTGCCGCGCATCCCGTTCGACCCGCTCAGCTACGGCATCCCGCCCGCCTCGCTGGCCAGCATCGAGCCCGTGCAGCTGCTGGCCCTGGAAGCGGCCCGGCAGGCCCTGCGCGATGCCGGGTACGACGGCGACCGCGAGTTCGACCGGGCCCGCGCCTCCGTGGTCTTCGGCGCCGAGGCGGGCAGCGACCTGTCCAACGCCACCACCCTGCGCGCGGTGCTCCCGGCCTACCTGGCCAACCTGCCGCGGGAGCTGCTGGACCAGCTGCCGCCGCTGACCGAGGACTCCTTCCCCGGCATGCTGGCCAACGTCATCTCCGGCCGCATCGCCAACCGCCTCGACCTCGGTGGTGCCAACTTCACCGTCGACGCCGCCTGCGCCTCCTCCCTGGCCGCCCTGGACGTGGCGTGCAAGGAGCTGGTCAACGGCACCAGCGACCTCGTGCTCTGCGGCGGTGCCGACCTGCACAACGGCATCAACGACTACCTGCTCTTCGCCTCGGTGCACGCCCTGTCGGCCACCGGCCGCAGCCGCACCTTCGACTCCACCGCCGACGGCATCGCCCTCGGCGAGGGTGTCGCCTGTGTCGCGCTCAAGCGCCTGGCCGACGCCCAGCGCGACGGCGACAAGATCTACGCGGTGGTCAAGGGCCTCGGCTCGGCCTCCGACGGCAAGTCCCTGGGCCTGACCGCGCCCCGTCCGGAGGGCCAGCGCGCCGCCCTGGACCGCGCCTACGCCAACGCCCGCATCTCCCCGGCCGAGGTCGGCCTGGTGGAGGCACACGGCACCGGCACCGTCGTCGGCGACCGCACCGAGCTCACCACGCTCACCAAGATGTTCGTCGAGGCCGGGGCCCAGCCCGGCACCTGCGCCATCGGCTCGGTGAAGTCCCAGATCGGCCACACCAAGTGCGCCGCCGGTCTGGCCGGTCTGATCAAGGCCGCGATGGCTTTGCACACCGGGGTCAAGCCGCCCACGCTGCACGTCGAGGCGCCGAACGCGGCCTGGGAGAAGGACTCCAGCCCGTTCGTTTTCCACGCCGCGGCCCGGCCGTGGGCCGCCGAGCCGAGCCAGCGCGTGGCCGGGGTCTCCGCCTTCGGCTTCGGCGGCACCAACTTCCACACCGTGCTCGCCGCCGTCGAGGCCCCCGCGCCCCGGCACAGCGTCGCGGCCTGGCCCGCGGAGCTGTTCACCTTCCGCGGCGCCGACCTGCGCGGGGCCACCAAGTCCATCCAGCAGCTGCTGGAGCTGGCCGCCGCCAACGACACCGGCGGCCGTCCGTACCGGCTGCGCGACCTGGCCCGCACCACCGCCCGCAAGGCCGACGCCCGCACCGAGCCGGTGCAGGTGGCCATCGTCGCGGACAGCCTGGACGGCCTCGTCGACCGCCTGCGCCGCGCCGTGGCCGGGGAGCACGACCCCGCCGGGGGTGTGTACCTGGCGGGCCACGACTCCCTCGGCGGCGAGACCGGCAAGCTCGCCCTGCTCTTCCCGGGCCAGGGCAGCCAGCGCACCGGCATGCTCGCCGAGCTGTTCGTGGCCTTCCCCGAGGTCCAGCACCTGCTCCAGCGCGGCGCCAAGTGGGCCGACCTGCTGTTCCCGCCCGCCGCCTTCGACACCGCGGTGGCCAAGGACAACGAGGCCCGCCTGCGCGACACCCGCGTGGCCCAGCCCGCGCTCGGCATCGCCGGACTGGCCGTGCACCAGCTGCTCGACCGGCTCGGCGTGCGCGCCGACCTCCTCGCGGGGCACAGCTACGGCGAGCTCGTCGCGCTGGCCGCGGCCGGGGCCCTGGACGCGGGCACGCTGCTGGAGATCTCCGAGCAGCGCGCGCTGTCCATCCTGGCCGCCGCCGACGCCGCCGGAGGCGACCCCGGCACCATGGCCGCGGTGTCCGGGCAGGCCGAGCGGATCACCGAGGTGCTGGCCGAGGCGGGCCTGGCCGGTGAGGTCGTGCTGGCCAACCACAACTCGCCCAAGCAGGTCGTCATCTCCGGTTCCACCGACGGCATCGCCAAGGCGGTGCCCGCGCTCAAGGCGGCCGGGCTCAGCGCCAAGCCGATCCCGGTGGCCTGCGCCTTCCACAGCCCGATCGTGGCCGCGGGCGGCGACCGGTTCGCCGAGGTGCTGGCCGCGGTGGACGTGCACGCGCCGGAGATCCCGGTCTACGCCAACCGCACCGCCGCCCGCTACGGCACCGACGTGCGGGCCGAGCTGGCCGCGCAGATCGGCTCCCCGGTGCGCTTCGTCGAGCAGGTCGAGGCCATGTACGCCGACGGCGCCCGCGTCTTCGTCGAGGCCGGGCCCGGCAAGGTGCTCTCCGGCCTGGTCAAGGCCATCCTCGGGGATCGGCCACACGTCACGGTCACCGTCGAGCCCAGCGCGGACAGCGGGCTGCGCGGTTTCCTCGGCGCCCTGGCCACCCTCGCCGTGACCGGCGTGCCGATCTCCACCGGCTGGCTGTTCGCGGGCCGCGACACCCGCGAGGCCACCACCACCCTGCCCAAGCGCGCGGGCTGGACCATCGACGGCCACGTCGTGCGCACCGCCGACGGCGCCTACCTCACCGGCGGCCTCGCCCCCGCCCGCCGCGTCCACCTGGAGACGACCACCATGAGCAGCCCTCAGCAGCAGCCCGCCGGGCAGCACGACGCCCTGGTCGCGGAGTTCCTGCGCACCAGCCGGGAGATCCTGGCCGCCCAGCGGGACGTCATGCTCAGCTACTTCGGCACCCAGCCGGGGGTGGCGGCGCCGCAGGTCGTCCAGTACGCCCCGGCGCCGCAGGCGATCCCGGCCGTGGTCACCGCCCCGGCCCCCGTGGTCACCGCTCCGGCCCCGGCCCCGGTCGCGGCCCCCGCGCCCGCCCCGGCTCCGTCCACTGTGGACGTCCTGGGCACCGTGCTCAGCATCATCAGCGAGCGCACCGGCTACCCGATCGACATGATCGAGCCCGACCTGGACCTGGAAGCCGACCTGTCCATCGACTCCATCAAGCGCACCGAGATCGCCGGAGAGCTGGCCACCAAGCTCGGCGGCGGGCTGGACGCGGCCAGCCTGGGCGACGCCGAGCTGGAGGAGCTGGCCAAGGCCCGCACCGCCGCCGCGATCTCCGCCTGGCTGGGCGCCAAGGTCGGCTCCTCACCCGCCGCCGCCCCCGTGGCGGCCCCGGTCACGGCCAGCGGCCCCAGCGAGGCGGAGCTGCTCACCACGGTGCTGACCATCATCAGCGACCGGACCGGCTACCCGATCGACATGATCGAGCCCGACCTGGACCTGGAAGCCGACCTGTCCATCGACTCCATCAAGCGCACCGAGATCGCCGGGGAGCTGGCGACCTCGCTGGGCGGGGCCCTGGACGCGGCCAGCCTGGGCGACGCCGAGCTGGAAGAGCTGGCCAAGGCCCGCACCGCGGCCACCATCGCCAGCTGGCTCGCCGCGAAGTCGGGGGCGGCCCCCACCCTGGCCACCGCCGCCGCCCCGGCCCTCGCCGCCGCCCCGGTCGCGGTCCCCGTGGCCGCCCCGGCCGTCGAGGCCCCGCTGACCCAGTCCGCGCAGACCGGCTTCGGCATCGCGCCCAAGCGGTTCGTGCTGACCCCGGTCGACGTCTCGGCCGCCGCGTCGGCCAGCCCGAGCACCCTGGCGGGCACCCGGTTCGTCCTCTTCGGCTCCACCGGCGCCTCGGAACTGTCCGAGCTGCTACTGGCCAACGGCGCCCAGGCCCGCACCGAGGCCCTGGCCCGGCCGCTGACCGAGGCCGACGGCCAGGTCGACGGCGTGGTCTTCCTCGACGCCCTCGGCGACGGTGACCTGCCGGTGCTGCCCGAGACCTTCCCGGCCTTCCAGTCCGCGCTGGTGCGGGGCGTCCGGTGGCTGCTCGCCGCCGCGCCCAGCCAGCTCGGCCGGGCCGCCGGTCTGCGCGGCCTGTTCCGCACCATCGGCCGCGAGTACCCCGACACCCACGCCAGCCTGGTCGAGACCGGCGGCACCCCCGCCGCCGACCTGCTGGCCGAGCTGCTCGCCACCGACCGGCACCCCGTGGTGCTGCGCCGCGACGGCGGCCGGCACGCCCTGGACATGGTGCCCACCCCGCTCGGCGCGCTCGGCCTGGGCGCGGGCCCGGCCGGGGACGGCTCCACCGAGGCGAACGCCATCGGCCTGGACCGCGACTCGGTGGTCCTGCTCGTCGGCGGCGCCCGCGGCATCACCGCCCAGTTCGCCGCCACCCTGGCCGGGGCCAGCGGCTGCCGGATCGAGCTGGTCGGCCGCACCGCCGTGGCCACCGAGGAGGAGGATCCGGCGCTGGCCGGGGCCAAGGACAAGACCGCGCTGCGCGCCGCGCTGATCGCGGCGGGCCTGCGCAACCCGGCCGAGATCGAGCGCACCGCCAGCCGCCTGCTGGCCCAGCGCGAGGTCCGCGCCACCCTGGACGAGCTCGAAGGCCTCGGCAGCCAGGCCCGCTACCACTCGGTGGACGTCCGCGACCACGACGCCCTGCGCGGCCTGGTCAAGGAGATCCACGCCGAGCACGGCCGCATCGACGGTGTGGTCTACGCGGCGGGCGTGATCGAGGACAAGCTGCTGGCGGAGAAGGACCTCGAGTCCTTCCGCCGGGTCTTCGGCACCAAGGTCGACGGCGCCCGCGCCCTGCTGGAGGCCGTGTCCGACCTCGGCGAGACCGGCCCGCGCTTCGCGGTGCTCTTCGGCAGCATCGCCGCCGCCCTGGGCAACCGCGGCCAGGTCGACTACGCCGCCGCCAACGACGCCCTGGAGTCCCTGGGCATCAGCTGGTCGGAGCAGACCGGCGGCCGCGGCCTGACCGTCCACTGGGGACCGTGGGCCCCCTCGGCCAAGCACGGCGGCATGGTCACGCCCGAGCTGATGCAGTCCTACACCCGCCGCGGCATCGAGCTGATCGACCCCGAGGAAGGCACCCTGGCCCTGCTCCGCGAGCTGGCCTGGGGCGGGGACGCGGTCCGGTCGGTCGTCTACTCCGCATCGGGCTGGTGA